CTACTGGTTCAATCCCAACCTCATCTACCAGTGGTTCATGGTGCCAAATCTCATCGCGAACATCGCGCTCCTGATTGGACTCATCGTGACCGCGCTCTCGATCGCACGAGAGCGTGAGCTCGGTACCTTCGACCAATTGATGGTCTCACCGCTGCGCACGCACGAAATTGTCATCGGCAAGCTTACGCCACCGATGTTGATCGGCCTGTTTCACATGACCGTCTACATTCTCGCCGCCGCTTTCATCTTCGCGGTTCCGCAGCGCGGGTCACTCGTTCTGCTTTACGCAAGTTCACTGTTCTATCTGGCCTCGATCGCAGGTATCGGCCTTTTCATTTCGGCGCTGTCGATGACCCAACAACAGGCAATCCTCGGCGCGTTCCTGTTTCTCGTGCCGGCAACGCTGCTCTCCGGCTTCGCAACTCCCATAGAAAACATGCCAAACTGGTTGCAGCCAATCACAGTAATCAACCCGCTGCGCTACTTTCTCGTCATCGTAAAAGGCATATTCTTGAAGGACATCCCCCTGTCCGAGGTATTGCACCAAACGTTGCCGCTGTTTGCGATTGCCGTCGTGACGCTAGGGGCAGCATCATGGCTGTTCCGAAGTCGCCTCGAATAGCTGCTAAGGGGCAGACCTATCGTTTGATAGCCGCTCCCGTCGGTCAACTATGGTGTTGGCTCGCGCTGCGCCCCGAAGAAATCAGATCAGATATTTGCTTCGAAATCCCAACCGTCTCAATCCGTATCTTGGTCACGGGACAGGCATCGGCTCGGATTTCATGTCGCGAGAACGGGTATGGCTCAGAAACTTCAATTGCTGCCGCTACTGATAAGTTTCTTTGGGGTTGCTGGAATCGTGATGTGGCATATGCGCCGATAGCCGTTGAAGCCACAATCGCGCCCAACCATCGTATAGCTATTCCGCCCTCCCAGCGGCGCGTACGATCCGGGCATAATCAAACACGTTAGGAAGGAGAAAATCATGCGGACGCCGGCGATGGGTCCGCTATGCACGGCCATGATCGCGTTACCTGCCGTCGCTGCGGATAAATCGCAGGCCGACATGGATGAGACGAAGCTGGTGTATCCCGACAACTAAGATTGCCGCCTGGGCAGCGAGAGTTCACGGCAAACCGCCGCTGCCTTGTTCTCGAAACCACGAAAGATCCCGCGAAGGATCTCCAAGCAAAGAGTAGAACCATGAGAATCGTTATTATCGGAGGCTCCGGCCTCATCGGAACAAAAGTTGCAGCGCTCCTCAGGAACCAGGGACATGATGTGCTACAGGCGTCCCCTTCCACCGGAGTCAACACGCTGACAGGCGAGGGGCTCCCTGGCGCACTCGCCGGCGCGGATGTTGTGATCGATCTGGCCAACTCTCCGTCTTTTCAGCCCAGTGACGTGCTCTCATTCTTCGAGCAGTCCACGTCGAATCTGATCAAGGCCGAGCAAGCAGCCGGTATTCGTCACCATGTGGCGCTTTCAATCGTCGGCATCGAAAGGTCGCCCGACAACGGTTACTTTCCGGGGAAAGTCGTGCAGGAAAGCATCGTCAAGAATGGCGGCGTTCCCTATACGATCGTCAGATCGACACAGTTTATGGAATTCCTGGGCGGCATCGCCGACAGCGCTACGGTTGGGCAGACAGTTCATGTATCGCCCGGCGCATTCCAACCCATAGCTGCAGACGATGTCGCAGGCTTCGTCGCTGAAGCTGCAACCTCGACTTCGGAAAACCGGACCATCGAAATCGCCGGGCCTGAGAAAAGGCCGATGAGTACGTTCGTGACCGGCTATCTTGCCGCCGCTGGTGACGCGCGGACCGTAGTCGTCGACAAGGAGGCCAGGTATTTTGGCTCTCTCGTCGACGACCAATCCCTGGTTCCCCTCGGAACGGCAAAGCTCGGGCGGCTGGACGTCAAGACATGGTTTGCGCAGCGCGCCAAGGCCGTTGCGTAAATTTCGAACGGACAAGCGGCCAAGGCCGAGAACATGTGCCTTGGCCGTTCCCAGTTGCAGCGTGAATGGCACATGCCAATTGCACCGTGATCAACGTGTTATTCAATCCGTGAGCGCGTCGGGCGATCCTGCTGCCCTCGTCGTCGGCGCAATCGCCGCGTGGGGAATCGGCGAGGTCTTCGCTGAGATGTCGCCGCTGGTAGTGTTCACAATTGCCGGATCGATGGCGAGCGTTTCATTGTTGGAGCGCCATCCGACATCATCACTTCCGTTTAGCTGAAGCAGCAGATCATATCGCTCCATCATAGCCCCATCCATGAACAGCTCGGAAGGAGAACGCAATGGATTCCCAAGTCAGAAACAACAGCGAACAGCACCGTTTTGAACGGCAAATTCACAATGGGATGTGGGCGGCGGCGTACTACGAAATTAAAAACGAAAACTTTGTATTTTTCCACGTCGAAGTCCCGGAATTTGAGGGGCAGGGTATCGGTGCGGCGCTTGTTCAGGGCGTTTTCGATATTCTTCGCGAGCAAGGTAGGAGAGCGATAATCAGGTGCTCCTTTATGGAAAACTTCTTGCTTGCCCACCCGGAATACCGTGACGTCGTGGCGGTCACGTCTTGACGCATTGATCCCAACGATTGCAGGCACGGCGGGCTGGTCCGCGAAGCCCGTTATCGGGCAAAGAAATGCCGAAATACCGCGCTGCAGGATTTGTCACGACAAGGTGAGGATCTTCAGTCGCGGCTACGAGCTCTTTCGCAAGCTCGACCCGTCGAAGTTGTTCGTGCCCGTCTATT
Above is a genomic segment from Rhizobium sp. CCGE531 containing:
- a CDS encoding ABC transporter permease, whose product is MWWTRLKALVLKELLAVLRDPKGRAILIGPPIVQLVVFSYAATLEVRNVDVMLLNRDAGHWGEELVARIEGSPRFRHVMLTDSPQEIRDAIDHQRVAAAITVGPDFSRTIEAGESANMQILLDGRRSNAAQIVSGYITQIVLALAAETPAGKRRAATMIEIVPRYWFNPNLIYQWFMVPNLIANIALLIGLIVTALSIARERELGTFDQLMVSPLRTHEIVIGKLTPPMLIGLFHMTVYILAAAFIFAVPQRGSLVLLYASSLFYLASIAGIGLFISALSMTQQQAILGAFLFLVPATLLSGFATPIENMPNWLQPITVINPLRYFLVIVKGIFLKDIPLSEVLHQTLPLFAIAVVTLGAASWLFRSRLE
- a CDS encoding SDR family oxidoreductase, whose product is MRIVIIGGSGLIGTKVAALLRNQGHDVLQASPSTGVNTLTGEGLPGALAGADVVIDLANSPSFQPSDVLSFFEQSTSNLIKAEQAAGIRHHVALSIVGIERSPDNGYFPGKVVQESIVKNGGVPYTIVRSTQFMEFLGGIADSATVGQTVHVSPGAFQPIAADDVAGFVAEAATSTSENRTIEIAGPEKRPMSTFVTGYLAAAGDARTVVVDKEARYFGSLVDDQSLVPLGTAKLGRLDVKTWFAQRAKAVA
- a CDS encoding GNAT family N-acetyltransferase codes for the protein MDSQVRNNSEQHRFERQIHNGMWAAAYYEIKNENFVFFHVEVPEFEGQGIGAALVQGVFDILREQGRRAIIRCSFMENFLLAHPEYRDVVAVTS